One window of candidate division WOR-3 bacterium genomic DNA carries:
- a CDS encoding helicase-related protein produces SIILRRNPDAVQIGLTATPRYWEGGNEQERKPDEEITANNLQYFGEPVYEYDMAQGIEDGYLPACEIVTRTINLDISGITQEEIDQKEARDAITGEPVLPDETRPYYPAPTFEDKIQLPDRVSAMCQDLFNMLLETGGPHQKTVIFCVRDTHADAVAAEMNNLYAEWCAKNNQKRLEPYAFKCTAAAEGSRYIADLRGSERSHFIATTVDLITTGVDVPILRNVVFFKYVRSPIAFHQMLGRGSRIHLPTGKLMFRVYDYTNATRLLGREFKSRPSPTRERKEETEKERERIIRVEGFEVHINPAGTYIVTRDETGMKKVTVEEYRQMIADRLTKEAPTIDHLRALWIEPQKRRSLIDKLPDDGAGLRLLQEVMARKNYDLYDIL; encoded by the coding sequence AGCATCATTTTGCGCCGCAATCCCGATGCGGTTCAGATTGGTTTAACCGCAACCCCGCGCTACTGGGAAGGCGGTAATGAACAGGAAAGAAAACCGGATGAGGAGATTACCGCCAACAACCTGCAATACTTTGGCGAACCGGTATATGAATACGATATGGCACAGGGAATTGAGGACGGCTATCTACCCGCCTGTGAAATTGTCACCCGCACAATAAATCTTGATATTTCCGGCATCACCCAGGAGGAGATTGACCAGAAAGAGGCAAGGGATGCTATCACTGGCGAACCGGTCCTCCCGGACGAAACCCGCCCCTATTACCCCGCGCCCACCTTTGAAGATAAAATTCAATTGCCCGACCGGGTATCAGCGATGTGCCAGGACTTATTTAATATGCTCCTTGAAACCGGCGGTCCGCATCAGAAAACAGTTATCTTCTGTGTCCGGGACACACATGCCGATGCGGTGGCGGCAGAAATGAACAACCTGTATGCGGAATGGTGTGCAAAAAACAATCAGAAAAGGCTGGAACCCTATGCCTTCAAATGCACCGCGGCAGCCGAAGGCTCAAGATACATTGCTGACCTGCGTGGTTCAGAAAGGAGCCACTTCATCGCCACCACCGTGGATTTAATCACCACCGGGGTTGATGTGCCAATTCTGCGTAATGTGGTATTTTTCAAATATGTCCGCTCGCCCATCGCCTTTCACCAGATGCTGGGTAGAGGCTCAAGAATCCATCTGCCGACGGGTAAACTGATGTTTCGCGTTTATGACTACACCAACGCCACCCGGCTTTTAGGCAGGGAGTTCAAGAGCCGACCATCACCGACCCGAGAACGGAAAGAGGAGACAGAAAAAGAGCGGGAGAGAATTATCCGGGTTGAAGGTTTTGAGGTCCATATCAATCCTGCCGGAACCTATATTGTAACAAGAGATGAAACTGGAATGAAAAAGGTAACGGTTGAGGAATACCGTCAGATGATTGCTGACCGATTGACAAAAGAGGCACCAACAATTGACCATTTGCGCGCACTCTGGATTGAGCCGCAAAAGCGCCGAAGTTTGATTGACAAACTGCCCGATGATGGTGCTGGTTTGCGCCTCCTGCAGGAAGTAATGGCGCGGAAAAACTACGACCTCTACGATATTTTA
- a CDS encoding restriction endonuclease subunit S, translating to MNEPYKLPEGWRWVRLGEVFELQQGAAMSPMRRAGISPKPFLRTLNVLWGKLDLSTLDYMDFTDEEVSKLTLKPGDLLICEGGEVGRTAVWNGQLDVCLHQNHVHRLRKKDASILPEFYMYWMQAAFKVFGLYFGQSSETTIPNLSIGRLKSFFVPIAPLPVQRRIVAKIKEMMDEVEKARTACEKQLEAVKALPSAYLRQVFESEEAKNWERKRLGEVCEYTSGIWGEEPNAETESYLVLRSNNIQDGKMVYNEIARRKVDRRYLNEKSLRPGDILVTSSSGSKDLLGKSAIFIPPDDRTYLFSNFTMRLRVIPEIVDYFYIYYYLQSPNAKKVLQLIQDTTTGLRNLDRKEFFNQLIPLPPLPVQRRIVAELKEKMADVEKLRLSIEKQLETINALPQAILRKAFRGEL from the coding sequence ATGAACGAACCATATAAACTGCCGGAAGGTTGGAGATGGGTAAGGCTGGGTGAGGTGTTTGAATTACAGCAAGGTGCTGCAATGTCACCTATGAGGCGCGCGGGCATTTCTCCAAAACCATTTTTGCGTACGCTTAATGTTTTATGGGGTAAGTTAGATTTATCCACATTGGATTATATGGATTTTACAGATGAAGAAGTATCTAAATTAACTTTAAAGCCGGGCGACTTGCTGATTTGCGAAGGAGGTGAAGTTGGTAGAACCGCTGTCTGGAATGGACAACTTGATGTTTGTCTTCACCAAAACCATGTGCATCGTTTACGAAAAAAAGACGCCAGTATATTGCCAGAATTTTACATGTACTGGATGCAAGCGGCATTCAAGGTCTTCGGATTGTATTTCGGCCAGTCAAGCGAGACAACAATTCCTAATCTCTCGATTGGGAGATTGAAATCATTCTTTGTGCCCATAGCACCCCTGCCCGTCCAGCGGCGGATTGTGGCGAAAATAAAGGAGATGATGGATGAGGTTGAGAAGGCAAGAACTGCCTGCGAAAAGCAACTGGAGGCGGTAAAGGCTCTCCCTTCTGCATACCTGCGCCAAGTCTTTGAAAGCGAAGAGGCAAAAAACTGGGAAAGAAAAAGGCTGGGCGAGGTGTGTGAGTATACATCCGGCATCTGGGGAGAAGAACCAAATGCGGAAACCGAGTCTTATTTAGTTTTAAGATCGAACAATATTCAAGATGGTAAAATGGTTTATAATGAAATTGCGCGCAGAAAAGTTGACCGTAGGTACTTAAATGAAAAGTCATTGCGACCTGGTGATATTTTAGTAACTTCGTCAAGCGGCAGTAAAGATTTGCTTGGCAAGAGCGCAATTTTTATACCCCCTGACGATAGAACATATTTATTCTCAAATTTCACTATGCGATTAAGAGTAATACCAGAAATTGTGGATTATTTCTATATATATTATTATTTACAATCGCCTAATGCCAAAAAAGTTCTGCAACTAATTCAAGACACAACAACAGGATTAAGAAATCTTGACCGTAAAGAGTTTTTTAATCAACTCATCCCCCTCCCGCCCCTGCCCGTCCAGCGGCGGATTGTGGCGGAGCTAAAGGAAAAGATGGCGGATGTAGAGAAACTTCGTCTATCAATTGAAAAGCAACTTGAAACAATCAACGCCCTGCCGCAGGCAATTTTAAGAAAGGCGTTCAGGGGGGAATTATGA
- a CDS encoding AAA family ATPase — protein MIKKLVVENYRSIRELKIELGPMNAFIGPNNAGKSNILSALDVILGDKYPTVRSFSEKDFHNYDTSKQIKFEVIFDRHLECDQRVCGFRLTADLQTCEYIAIDQEGQPVKYGQSSNPVRVSNDMKNEVALMYLGLDRQATQQIRPSQWTLYGKLIKHIESHIDSTNKEKFKRTLDASFESEIKPDLEKAEEILRNYVRRQTGLELMLRFSITDPIEIIKNVRPYLRERDSSMEFDAEDMGAGTQSALAVAVAKAYAEIVRKPLVIAMEEPELYLHPHACRNFYNLLKELSVGGVQVIYTTHERSFVNIADFNNIYITRKENGQTKVFSGRGKDLDLTEPDRFKIISKFDEAVNEVFFANAVVLVEGATDKIACSLALENLGIRLDEQGISIIECNSNTAIQDIAKILEMFNIPFYILIDQDSGNQRSEQLIQQLVQVFGSDRILLQSPNKEGMLNIEKLSRAEALIKLPAWFSNNKIPKVYKKLANMINSVSKHDKFRG, from the coding sequence ATGATAAAAAAGTTGGTGGTGGAAAATTATCGGTCGATTCGCGAGCTGAAGATTGAGCTTGGTCCGATGAACGCATTCATCGGACCTAACAATGCCGGTAAATCTAATATACTCTCCGCATTAGATGTGATACTCGGGGATAAATATCCTACAGTTAGATCATTTTCGGAAAAGGATTTTCACAATTATGATACTTCAAAACAGATAAAATTTGAGGTTATTTTTGATCGACATTTAGAGTGTGACCAGCGTGTGTGCGGTTTCCGATTGACAGCTGACTTACAAACTTGCGAATATATTGCTATAGATCAGGAAGGACAGCCGGTTAAGTATGGTCAGTCCTCGAACCCAGTGAGGGTATCGAATGATATGAAGAACGAAGTTGCATTGATGTACCTGGGTTTAGACCGGCAGGCAACGCAGCAGATAAGGCCAAGTCAGTGGACACTATACGGAAAGTTAATCAAGCATATTGAATCTCACATAGATTCCACCAATAAGGAGAAATTTAAGCGGACGCTTGATGCCTCCTTCGAATCGGAAATCAAACCTGATTTGGAAAAAGCTGAAGAGATACTAAGAAATTATGTTAGAAGACAAACCGGGTTGGAGTTAATGCTCAGATTTTCGATAACAGACCCGATTGAAATAATAAAAAATGTCCGTCCTTATCTTAGGGAACGTGACTCAAGCATGGAGTTTGATGCTGAGGATATGGGAGCAGGTACACAAAGTGCTTTAGCAGTTGCAGTGGCAAAGGCTTATGCTGAGATAGTTAGAAAACCGCTGGTTATCGCAATGGAGGAACCGGAATTATATCTTCATCCTCACGCCTGCCGTAATTTCTATAACCTTCTAAAAGAACTTTCGGTAGGCGGCGTTCAGGTGATCTACACAACTCATGAGCGTTCATTTGTAAATATCGCTGATTTTAATAATATTTATATTACTCGGAAGGAAAACGGACAAACAAAAGTTTTTTCTGGGAGAGGAAAGGATTTGGATTTAACTGAGCCAGACAGGTTTAAAATTATTTCAAAATTCGACGAAGCAGTGAATGAAGTCTTTTTTGCGAACGCGGTAGTTTTAGTTGAGGGCGCCACCGACAAAATAGCGTGCAGTTTAGCCCTTGAAAATCTGGGTATTCGACTGGATGAGCAGGGGATATCGATAATCGAATGTAACAGCAATACCGCTATTCAAGACATTGCAAAGATTCTAGAGATGTTCAATATTCCTTTTTACATCCTTATTGATCAAGATTCGGGAAATCAGAGATCAGAGCAGTTAATCCAGCAATTGGTGCAGGTTTTTGGGAGCGACAGAATACTACTCCAAAGCCCCAATAAGGAGGGGATGCTGAATATTGAGAAGTTATCGCGAGCCGAGGCGCTCATTAAATTACCAGCATGGTTTTCAAATAACAAGATACCGAAAGTCTACAAGAAATTAGCAAATATGATAAATTCCGTTAGCAAACATGATAAATTCCGGGGATAA
- a CDS encoding N-6 DNA methylase produces MSANIRKITTPQSLNAYIKSICDIMRRSGRAGALQYVPELTWMLFLRILDEREENEAEEKRALGVSFTPSLEYPYRWRDWAAPDGRKRQELQASTLGAFMSFVNGELIPYLRNLKNRPGATPRQKVISEVFSATERTGIDTERNLLDILDKINLLSVENIDETHIFPISQVYEGLLQKMGEKNNDGGQFFTPREVIRVMVKVIDPQIGETVYDPCCGTGGFLAQAYQYMKAKAKTGYDIETLKTRTFYGREKENLVYPIVLANLVLQEIDEPHIWHGNTLTGLEVYGGLFQDAPALFDVILTNPPFGGKEGKDAQTRFAYKTSSTQVLFLQHVIDSLKPGGRCGIVMDEGVLFRTNENAFVQTKRKLLNECNLWCIVSLPPKVFVNAGAASKTNLLFFTKGEPTKEIWYYDLSDINVTKKQPLTFQHFEDFFRLLPERGVSERSWRVPIEEIEAKGYDIKAVNPNRKVIEDTRTPEELLSIIEQETEEISQILKLLRQKGV; encoded by the coding sequence ATGAGTGCCAACATCCGTAAAATCACCACACCGCAGTCTTTAAACGCCTATATCAAATCCATCTGTGACATTATGCGCCGGTCGGGCAGGGCAGGTGCTTTGCAGTATGTGCCGGAACTGACCTGGATGCTTTTCTTAAGAATTCTGGATGAACGGGAAGAGAATGAAGCCGAAGAGAAAAGGGCGCTGGGCGTCTCTTTTACCCCTTCGCTGGAATACCCTTATCGCTGGCGGGACTGGGCGGCACCTGATGGCAGAAAGCGGCAGGAGTTGCAGGCGAGCACCTTGGGCGCATTTATGTCTTTTGTCAATGGTGAACTAATACCATATCTGAGAAATCTGAAGAACCGACCGGGGGCGACACCAAGACAGAAGGTCATCAGTGAGGTATTTTCCGCTACTGAGCGAACCGGCATTGATACCGAGAGGAATCTGCTGGATATTCTGGATAAGATTAATCTGCTTTCGGTTGAGAATATTGACGAAACTCATATCTTTCCCATATCGCAGGTTTATGAGGGGCTCTTGCAAAAGATGGGCGAGAAAAACAACGACGGTGGGCAGTTTTTCACACCGCGCGAGGTAATTCGGGTAATGGTGAAGGTAATTGACCCGCAGATTGGTGAAACCGTTTATGACCCTTGTTGCGGAACTGGCGGGTTTCTGGCACAGGCTTATCAGTATATGAAAGCAAAGGCAAAGACCGGTTACGATATAGAAACGCTTAAAACAAGGACATTTTACGGACGAGAGAAAGAAAATCTTGTTTATCCTATCGTTCTTGCCAATCTTGTGCTTCAAGAGATAGATGAACCCCATATCTGGCATGGCAATACATTAACCGGGTTAGAAGTTTATGGCGGACTATTTCAGGATGCGCCTGCTCTTTTTGATGTGATTCTTACCAATCCGCCTTTTGGCGGCAAGGAAGGAAAAGATGCCCAGACCCGTTTTGCTTATAAAACAAGTTCAACGCAGGTGCTCTTTCTCCAGCATGTGATTGACAGTCTGAAACCTGGTGGCAGGTGTGGAATTGTGATGGATGAAGGGGTGCTTTTTAGAACAAATGAAAATGCCTTTGTCCAGACAAAAAGAAAACTTTTGAATGAGTGCAACCTGTGGTGTATTGTGAGTTTACCCCCCAAGGTATTTGTAAATGCCGGTGCGGCGAGTAAAACCAACCTGCTATTCTTTACAAAGGGAGAGCCAACAAAGGAAATCTGGTATTACGACCTGTCGGATATAAATGTTACCAAGAAACAGCCGTTAACTTTTCAACATTTTGAGGATTTTTTCCGCCTGCTGCCCGAACGGGGCGTCAGCGAGCGTTCCTGGCGGGTGCCGATTGAGGAGATTGAGGCAAAGGGTTATGACATAAAAGCGGTTAATCCCAATCGGAAAGTCATTGAAGACACCAGAACCCCAGAAGAATTACTATCAATAATTGAGCAGGAAACCGAGGAAATCTCCCAGATTCTTAAATTACTGAGGCAAAAGGGAGTATAA
- a CDS encoding radical SAM protein translates to MVCKICEKEKCGAQVLGLCVDCLRENLGRCLPVIYDAHKKVRERFGLPGEPPRSKNGRGCRLCVHHCQIGEGEKGYCGLREMRNGKLTSRVSIHNALIYTYLDPIPTNCCSAWFCPATRVNKGMFNLAVFAYGCSFNCLFCQNPQHKEIARAPEKSVDDFINEALNERVACICFFGGSIEPQLPFALYATKEILKRKMVRICWEWNGVGNENLVLEAARMSFESGGNVKFDLKAFNEGVSFGLSGCSNRKSYENFALVAKEFFFKRAEPVLTATTLMVPGYVDEVEVGKIAEFIASLSKEIPYSLLVFHPDFFMNDLPITPKEQVESCYKVAKRHLTNVNIGNLFLLHP, encoded by the coding sequence ATGGTTTGTAAGATTTGCGAGAAGGAGAAGTGTGGTGCCCAGGTTCTCGGTTTGTGCGTTGACTGTCTGCGGGAAAATTTAGGTAGGTGTCTCCCGGTAATTTACGATGCGCATAAGAAGGTGAGGGAGAGGTTCGGTCTGCCCGGAGAACCGCCGCGAAGTAAAAATGGGAGGGGTTGTCGGCTCTGCGTCCATCACTGTCAGATTGGTGAAGGGGAGAAGGGGTATTGTGGGTTAAGGGAGATGAGAAACGGGAAATTGACAAGCCGGGTGTCAATACATAATGCTCTGATTTATACCTACCTTGACCCGATTCCCACCAACTGCTGTTCCGCCTGGTTTTGCCCGGCAACAAGGGTTAATAAAGGGATGTTCAATCTGGCGGTTTTTGCCTATGGCTGTTCATTTAACTGCCTTTTCTGTCAGAACCCCCAGCATAAGGAGATAGCCCGAGCGCCAGAAAAGTCGGTGGATGATTTTATCAATGAGGCGCTAAACGAACGGGTAGCATGCATATGCTTCTTTGGTGGCTCAATAGAACCCCAGTTACCTTTTGCCCTTTATGCCACCAAAGAGATTTTGAAAAGAAAAATGGTGAGAATCTGCTGGGAGTGGAACGGTGTCGGGAATGAGAATCTGGTTCTGGAGGCGGCAAGGATGTCATTTGAGTCAGGGGGGAATGTAAAGTTTGACTTAAAAGCGTTCAATGAGGGTGTAAGTTTTGGTTTGTCAGGGTGTTCCAACCGAAAGTCCTATGAAAATTTTGCCTTAGTGGCAAAGGAATTTTTCTTCAAGAGAGCCGAGCCGGTTCTAACCGCTACCACTTTGATGGTTCCTGGTTATGTGGATGAGGTTGAGGTTGGGAAAATCGCCGAATTTATTGCCTCTTTGAGCAAGGAGATTCCCTATTCCCTTCTGGTATTCCATCCAGACTTTTTTATGAATGACCTGCCAATTACCCCAAAGGAGCAGGTGGAGTCGTGTTATAAGGTGGCAAAACGCCATCTTACGAATGTCAATATCGGCAATCTTTTTCTCCTGCATCCCTAA